TGACACGGTCTGGCCCGGAGGTGTCGCTGACCTTGAGGAAGGTCGCCAGCGGGATCATCTCGCCCAGGTTGTTGCGCACCTTCAGCTGGCCGATCTGCTCGGCATCGAGGCGGAACTGCTGCTCGGCCTGGACGTTGACCTGGTAGGTGCGGCCAAAGCGGTTGAAGTCGTTGGTGTACAGCGAGCCCAGGTAGACCTGCAGGGTGTCGAAGATATCGTTGATCGCCACGCCGTGGGTCTTGGCCTTTTCCCGGTCGATGGCAGCATCGACCTGGGGCACGTTGACCTGGTAGCTGGTGAACAGGCCCGCCAGCTCCGGCACGTTGTGGCTCTTGGCGATGATGTTCTGGGTTTCCTTGTACAGCGCTTCGTAGCCCAGGTTGCCGCGGTCCTCGATCTGCAGGCGGAAGCCGCCGATGGTGCCCAGCCCTTGTACCGGCGGTGGCGGGAAGATCGCGATGTAGGCGTCCTGGATGTCGGCGAACTGTGCGTTCAGCGCGGCGGCGATGGCGCCGGCCGACTGGCTCGGGTCCTTGCGCTCGTCGAACGGCTTGAGCGGGGTGAACACGATGCCGCTGTTCGGGCTGTTGGTGAAACCGTTGATCGATAGGCCCGGGAAGGCCACCGAGTCGGCCACGCCCGGTTGTTTCAGGGCAATTTCGCTCATGCGCTTGATCACCGCCTCGGTGCGGTCGAGGCTGGCGGCGTCAGGCAGTTGGGCGAAGGCCACCAGGTACTGCTTGTCCTGGGCCGGAACGAAGCCGGTCGGGGTGGACGAGAAGCCCAGGTAGGTCAGGCCCATCAGGCCGGCATAGACGAACAGGGCGATGCCGCTGGAGCGGATGACCCGGCGCACGCCGCCGACGTAGCGATGGCTGGCACGGTCGAAGAAGCGGTTGAACGGCGCGAACAGCCAGCTGCCCAGCAGCTTCTCCAGGATCCGCGAGAAACGGTCCTTGGGTGCGTGATGGTCCTTGAGCAGCACCGCGGCCAGGGCCGGCGACAGGGTCAGCGAGTTGAACGCCGAGATCACGGTCGAAATGGCGATGGTCAGGGCGAACTGCTTGTAGAACTGCCCGGTAAGCCCCGAGATGAACGCCGCCGGCACGAATACCGCGCACAGCACCAGGGCGGTGGCGATGATCGGGCCGGTCACTTCGCTCATGGCCTTCTGCGTCGCTTCCAGCGGTTTCAGGCCAAGCCCGATGTTGCGTTCGACGTTCTCCACCACGACGATGGCGTCGTCCACCACGATACCGATGGCCAGCACCAGGCCGAACAACGACAGCGCGTTGAGCGAGAAGCCGAACAGGTGCATGACCGCGAAGGTGCCGATCAGCGACACCGGCACGGCCATCAGCGGGATGATCGAGGCGCGCCAGGTCTGCAGGAACAGGATGACTACCAGGACCACCAGGATCAGCGCTTCGAACAGTGTGTGCACCACCGCCTCGATGGAGCCGCGGACGAACACGGTTGGGTCATAGACGATGCTGTAGTCCATGCCCTCGGGGAAGTCCTTCTTCAGCTCGGCCATCTTCGCCCGGACTTGGTCGGAGATCTCGATGGCGTTCGAGCCTGGGCGCTGGAAGATCGGCAGGGCCACCGCCGGCTGGTTGTTCAGCAGCGAACGCAGGGCGTACTGGCTGGAACCGAGCTCGACCCGGGCGATGTCTTTCAGGCGGGTGATCTCGCCGTCGGCGCCGGCGCGGATGATGATGTTCTCGAACTCTTCCTCGTTGACCAGGCGGCCCTGGGTGTTGATCGACAGCTGGAAGCTGGTCGAGCCCGGGGCGGGCGGGGCACCCAGCTGGCCGGCGGCGACCTGGCGATTCTGCTCGCGGATCGCTGCCACCACGTCGCTGGCGGTGAGGTTGCGCGAGGCGGTCTTGTTCGGGTCGAGCCACACCCGCAGCGAGTAGTCGCCCATGCCGAACAGCTGCACATCGCCCACGCCGCCCAGGCGCGCCAGCTCGTCCTTGATGTTGAGGATGGCGTAGTTGGACAGGTAGAGCATGTCGTAGCGGTTGTCCGGCGAGGTCAGGTGCACGACCATGGTCAGGTCGGGCGAGGCCTTGTCGACGGTGATACCGATGCGCGTCACTTCTTCGGGCAGCTTGGGCTGGGTGCGGGTCACGCGGTTCTGCACCTGCACCTGGGCGTTGTCCAGGTCGGTGCCCAGGGCGAAGGTGATGGTCAGGGTCAGCTTGCCGTCGGCGGTGGACTGCGAGGACATGTACAGCATGTTCTCGACACCGGTGATGGCTTGCTCAAGCGGCGCGGCGACGGTTTCGCCGATGACCTTGGGGTTGGCGCCGGGGAAGTTGGCGCGCACCACCACGGTGGGCGGCACCACTTCGGGGTATTCGCTGATCGGCAGCTGGAACAGCGAGATGGAACCCGCGATCAGCAGCACCAGCGACAGCACCGCGGCGAAGATCGGCCGGGTAATGAAGAATTTCGAAAAGTTCATCGGTGTCGTCCCTTAACCGCGCGGCGCTTGGGCGCTGGCGACTTTTACATTGGCCCCGGCCACTTTCGGCGTCGGGTTGCTGGCCTCCAGGGCCTGGCGCTGCTGGGCGAGGGCGGCGAGGGTCTGCTCGCTGGCCATCGGCGTTTCCTCAGGCGTCACCGGCGAGCCTGGACGGACTCGCTGCAGGCCCTTGACCACGATGCGGTCGTCCTTGCCCAGGCCGCTGCGCACGATGCGCAGGCCTTCGAGCTTGGGCCCCAGTTCCACGGCGCGGTAGGCGGCCTTGTTGTCCTTGTCCATGACCAGCACGAACTTCTTGCCAAGGTCGGTGCCGACCGCTTCGTCGTTGATCAGCACGGCGTCGTACTGGGCGCTGCCGACCAGCTTCAGGCGCGCATACAGGCCGGGGGTGAACTGGCCGTCGCGGTTGTCGAACACGGCGCGGCCACGGATGGTGCCGGTGCGCGGGTTGACCTGGTTGTCGACGAAGTTCATCTGGCCCAGGTGCGGGTTGCCGGTTTCGCTGGTCAGGCCCAGGTACACCGGGGTGCTCTGGCCGCGCTGGCCTTCGCGGGCCAGCTGGGTGTACTTGAGGTACACGCGCTCGTCGGCGTCGAAGTAGGCGTAGACC
The window above is part of the Pseudomonas muyukensis genome. Proteins encoded here:
- a CDS encoding efflux RND transporter permease subunit, whose protein sequence is MNFSKFFITRPIFAAVLSLVLLIAGSISLFQLPISEYPEVVPPTVVVRANFPGANPKVIGETVAAPLEQAITGVENMLYMSSQSTADGKLTLTITFALGTDLDNAQVQVQNRVTRTQPKLPEEVTRIGITVDKASPDLTMVVHLTSPDNRYDMLYLSNYAILNIKDELARLGGVGDVQLFGMGDYSLRVWLDPNKTASRNLTASDVVAAIREQNRQVAAGQLGAPPAPGSTSFQLSINTQGRLVNEEEFENIIIRAGADGEITRLKDIARVELGSSQYALRSLLNNQPAVALPIFQRPGSNAIEISDQVRAKMAELKKDFPEGMDYSIVYDPTVFVRGSIEAVVHTLFEALILVVLVVILFLQTWRASIIPLMAVPVSLIGTFAVMHLFGFSLNALSLFGLVLAIGIVVDDAIVVVENVERNIGLGLKPLEATQKAMSEVTGPIIATALVLCAVFVPAAFISGLTGQFYKQFALTIAISTVISAFNSLTLSPALAAVLLKDHHAPKDRFSRILEKLLGSWLFAPFNRFFDRASHRYVGGVRRVIRSSGIALFVYAGLMGLTYLGFSSTPTGFVPAQDKQYLVAFAQLPDAASLDRTEAVIKRMSEIALKQPGVADSVAFPGLSINGFTNSPNSGIVFTPLKPFDERKDPSQSAGAIAAALNAQFADIQDAYIAIFPPPPVQGLGTIGGFRLQIEDRGNLGYEALYKETQNIIAKSHNVPELAGLFTSYQVNVPQVDAAIDREKAKTHGVAINDIFDTLQVYLGSLYTNDFNRFGRTYQVNVQAEQQFRLDAEQIGQLKVRNNLGEMIPLATFLKVSDTSGPDRVMHYNGFITAEINGAAAPGYSSGQAEAAIEKLLKEELPNGMTFEWTDLTYQQILSGNTALFVFPLCVLLAFLVLAAQYESWSLPLAVILIVPMTLLSAITGVIVSGGDNNIFTQIGLIVLVGLACKNAILIVEFAKDEQAKGLDPLAAVLEACRLRLRPILMTSIAFIMGVVPLVFSSGAGAEMRHAMGVAVFSGMIGVTVFGLFLTPVFFFLIRRFVERRQARKATPALPLENHA